A window of Palaemon carinicauda isolate YSFRI2023 chromosome 27, ASM3689809v2, whole genome shotgun sequence contains these coding sequences:
- the LOC137621217 gene encoding uncharacterized protein has protein sequence MTACAAVLQQPCGHEVCRSHADCGIQMDDLIVWHPDNCLVCYDLVTTLSSESSSQAAKTTARATLKVWVGGFARNVKAKKPYVLSEEYCNLIYTNAKSSATVPKEVAAPIIADITATLGLALDQDTDLGDDPDPIEDNVAALNLDLEPMVLDEPETGKEVGEAGGSGAKIPLLSPSFSSASNTSSFLGFDANRESTPRSHLVPPKVKSQKRPLVKTRKNPTLPKTTKSKKASLPRAPSGLASTSSTSQDPGVQPTSSVAPANFDPVALTNMMSRIVSEQISSMLSVVTNRLDTLEGGLPQQQQFLIPDASKLPPFTKNNPWKMALHSPFTDGMLTIEGFGTRSIEDFEFFPPGFDSPSPASPG, from the exons atgacagcctgcgcggccgtccttcaacagcccTGCGGACATGAGGTCTGTAGATCTCACGCCGACTGCGGGATCCAAATGGATGACCTTATagtttggcaccccgacaactgccttgtctgttacgacctTGTCACCACCCTCTCTTCGGAATCA agttctcaagcagctaagaccacagcaagagccaccttgaaagtttgggtaggcggcttcgcccgtaacgtcaaGGCCAAGAAGCCTTACGTTCTTTCTGAAGAATACTGCAACCTGATCTATACCAATGCGAAATCTTCTGCAACAGTGCCTAAAGAAGTGGCAGCCCCTATTATTGCCGACATTACAGCAACCCTTGGCCTTGCTCTTGATCAGGATACTGACCTCGGTGACGACcccgaccccattgaggacaatgttgcAGCTCTGAATTTGGACTTGGAACCCATGGTTTTGGACGAACCGGAGacaggtaaggaggtaggtgaggcaggtgggtccggcgctaagatccctcttcttagcccttctttttcttcggcatctaatacttcttcctttctaggttttgatgcgAACCGTGAATCTACCCCAAGATCACACCTGGTTCCTCCCAaggttaagtctcagaagagacccttagttaAGACTCGCAAGAATCCTACACTACCCAAAACAACCAAGTCAAAGAAGGCTTCCCTCCCCAGAGCCCCAAGTGGCTTAGCTAGCACCTCCTCtacttctcaggacccgggagtgcagccaacttcctcagttgccccggccaacttcgacccggtggctctcactAATATGATGTCTAGGATTGTCTCAGAGCAGATTAGCTCGATGCTATCTGTCGTTACCAACAGACTGGACACCttagaaggaggactgcctcaacaacagcagttcctcatcccggacgcctcaaaactcccgcctttcactaaaaataacccgtggaaaatggcgctccactcccCTTTCACTGACGGGATGTTGACTATTGAAGGCTTCGGAACCCGGTCCATTGAAGACTTTGAATTCTTCCCTCCCGGCTTtgattccccttccccggcttcgcccggctga